One part of the Oligoflexus sp. genome encodes these proteins:
- a CDS encoding response regulator, whose protein sequence is MLQRSHALQGYIGVYAKQDLKTLTASDLPQSVKDLWEFTWSGKLREAFLHSQSMDTSELRPQLRDLVEADIILLRVKIGLGLPKPLPHYPRRSFARLVFNYALYSHYFWVDHKQAYRALFQMLWISIWYPRLRFWMTCLFLIGHMLAIGGKPKAGYPLASLMFHWVMRRRQQNRTIPKAAENIIVAAYPYTNFVTNRLAHLPGLIKSILPVLPQDPYYQTIFQISCLYWTSYSGDIVNSEVLCSQFKKLHQEKKLLRYAPISQIIQLLPIALRGYAHVITSEFHAILEEHKEENYDHAINSQFYRISALIQLHLGEHPGALQCINRAIRYRNITGFQNWKKFDMKVRQAALDSAGIAQIESIIPIPKHLSGPHVHFFLTRIILDLKNLLSQPEIFRSQLRDVLASHFAWPEIHVVKDLPGLYSSDPAIKVDDRYLVFLGLTEDRSLFIKEILADLSPYIVSLDKSLKQIRAMNDRLAGVSTMLTIARTTQMLAHDVRQPFSLTQSLLDQMRRARTYNELMSLIGEFGPEIERSLYQVNGMIADVMEVGGKGSLSLEATDPSSLIESALLNYFRHAEDLPLTFSYDFQHKQKVLIDDLKVSRVVTNIIKNAAEAVDLPGRLWFKTTDRGENIEFVIGNTGSYIAEDERRQLFDAFYTQGKSRGTGLGLAIAKKIIIAHGGDIWCESDRERGTEFLFTLKKCDTPIEATRNLPQSPSQIKEYFSKQALSLPLQQAEAELELEKTLALSLNKPCRILIADDEALYRNVLQKQILQSPTLAQKVHLHICSSAEEALEAWMQFKPDLIFMDIYFGHQRMDGLEAVKELRKQGCQAYIGIHSHRDTIESHSEAYQSGANEFMAKPMSRAALLDSIKSQLSPMERTEHPSPAIKHFVLVEDSPLMRYQWSLQPGLQLMASYKNGKEFRDQVKEQDLADSSLDFIVMDLSFEDSDGFDGISCIRWLRTLGFKHPIYISSNSSVAPETLHELQATLVAKNPKQAVRQIVENLQKE, encoded by the coding sequence ATGCTTCAGCGCAGCCATGCCCTCCAGGGATATATTGGGGTCTATGCAAAACAGGATCTAAAAACCTTGACCGCAAGCGATCTACCCCAATCGGTCAAAGATCTTTGGGAATTCACCTGGTCTGGGAAGCTGCGCGAAGCGTTCTTACATTCACAGAGCATGGATACCAGCGAGCTGAGGCCACAGCTCAGGGATCTGGTCGAAGCCGACATCATTCTTCTACGTGTCAAGATCGGATTGGGTCTCCCCAAGCCCTTGCCACACTACCCGCGTCGAAGCTTTGCCAGATTGGTGTTTAACTATGCACTCTATTCCCACTATTTTTGGGTGGACCATAAACAGGCTTATAGAGCGCTGTTTCAGATGCTTTGGATCTCGATTTGGTATCCGCGTCTGCGGTTTTGGATGACCTGTCTCTTCCTGATCGGCCATATGCTGGCCATTGGCGGCAAACCCAAAGCAGGCTATCCTCTCGCCAGCCTCATGTTCCACTGGGTGATGCGTCGGCGTCAGCAAAACCGGACCATTCCGAAAGCTGCCGAAAACATTATTGTTGCCGCGTATCCTTACACCAACTTTGTTACCAACCGACTCGCGCATCTCCCGGGCCTGATCAAGTCGATCCTGCCGGTTCTCCCTCAAGACCCATACTATCAAACGATCTTTCAGATTTCCTGCCTGTATTGGACCTCCTATTCCGGTGACATCGTGAACTCCGAGGTGCTCTGCAGTCAGTTCAAAAAACTGCATCAGGAAAAGAAGCTCCTGCGCTATGCCCCTATTTCTCAAATCATTCAGCTTCTCCCCATCGCTTTGCGCGGTTATGCCCATGTGATCACCAGTGAGTTTCATGCGATACTCGAGGAGCATAAGGAAGAGAACTACGATCACGCCATCAACTCCCAGTTCTATCGTATTTCTGCCTTGATCCAGCTGCATCTCGGCGAGCATCCAGGGGCATTACAGTGCATCAACCGGGCCATTCGCTACCGCAATATCACAGGCTTTCAAAACTGGAAGAAGTTTGACATGAAAGTCAGGCAGGCTGCTCTAGATTCGGCTGGAATTGCGCAGATTGAATCCATTATTCCCATTCCAAAACATCTTTCTGGGCCACACGTTCATTTCTTCCTGACTCGTATCATCCTGGATTTGAAAAATCTGCTCAGCCAGCCCGAAATATTCCGGTCGCAACTGCGCGATGTTCTGGCCTCGCATTTCGCTTGGCCAGAGATTCATGTCGTCAAGGATTTGCCTGGCCTTTATTCAAGCGACCCAGCAATAAAAGTCGATGATCGGTACCTTGTCTTTCTCGGCTTAACTGAGGACCGCAGCCTTTTCATTAAAGAAATCCTGGCTGATCTGAGTCCCTATATCGTCAGCCTGGATAAGTCCCTGAAACAAATCCGGGCCATGAACGATCGCCTGGCTGGGGTCTCCACCATGCTGACCATCGCCCGTACGACACAGATGCTGGCTCATGATGTGCGACAACCATTTTCGCTCACCCAAAGTCTTCTTGATCAGATGCGGCGTGCCAGGACATATAATGAACTTATGTCGCTGATCGGTGAATTCGGTCCCGAGATTGAGCGCTCGCTGTATCAGGTGAACGGCATGATCGCTGATGTTATGGAAGTGGGAGGCAAGGGCAGCCTCTCACTCGAAGCCACCGATCCAAGTTCACTGATTGAAAGTGCGCTGCTGAATTATTTCCGGCACGCCGAGGATTTGCCTCTTACCTTCAGCTATGATTTTCAGCATAAACAAAAGGTCCTGATCGACGACTTAAAGGTGTCGCGCGTTGTCACCAATATTATCAAAAATGCAGCCGAGGCTGTTGATTTACCGGGTCGTTTGTGGTTCAAGACCACAGATCGCGGAGAAAACATCGAATTTGTCATTGGCAATACCGGCAGCTATATCGCCGAAGACGAAAGGCGCCAGCTCTTCGATGCCTTCTACACGCAAGGGAAGAGTCGTGGTACCGGGCTCGGTCTTGCCATTGCCAAAAAGATTATCATTGCCCACGGTGGTGACATTTGGTGTGAGTCGGACCGGGAGCGCGGAACGGAGTTTTTGTTTACTCTGAAAAAGTGCGATACTCCTATCGAGGCAACCCGCAATCTGCCGCAAAGTCCAAGCCAGATTAAAGAGTATTTCTCGAAACAAGCCCTGTCGCTGCCACTGCAACAGGCCGAAGCTGAACTGGAGCTGGAAAAGACGCTGGCTTTGTCTCTCAACAAACCTTGTCGCATTCTTATTGCAGATGATGAAGCCCTTTACCGCAACGTCCTGCAGAAGCAAATCCTGCAATCTCCCACTCTCGCACAAAAAGTTCATCTCCATATCTGTTCCAGCGCCGAAGAGGCTCTGGAAGCCTGGATGCAGTTCAAACCCGACCTCATTTTCATGGATATATATTTCGGGCATCAAAGAATGGACGGATTGGAGGCGGTCAAAGAACTTCGCAAACAGGGCTGCCAGGCCTATATTGGCATTCATTCCCACCGTGACACCATCGAAAGCCACTCCGAGGCTTACCAGTCGGGGGCCAATGAGTTTATGGCAAAGCCCATGTCGCGAGCCGCCTTGCTTGATAGCATCAAGTCACAACTCAGCCCAATGGAACGGACAGAGCATCCTTCACCTGCCATCAAGCATTTTGTGTTGGTCGAAGACAGCCCGCTGATGCGCTATCAATGGTCTCTGCAGCCAGGCCTCCAGCTTATGGCCAGCTATAAGAATGGGAAGGAATTCCGGGATCAGGTCAAGGAACAGGATCTGGCCGATAGCAGCCTTGATTTTATCGTCATGGATCTAAGTTTTGAGGATAGTGATGGTTTCGATGGCATCAGCTGCATTCGCTGGCTGCGGACTCTGGGTTTCAAGCACCCCATATACATCAGCTCCAACAGCAGCGTAGCTCCAGAGACGCTTCATGAACTGCAAGCGACTCTGGTTGCCAAAAACCCAAAGCAGGCTGTCCGACAGATCGTCGAAAATCTTCAGAAAGAATAA
- a CDS encoding NAD-dependent epimerase/dehydratase family protein produces MTEKNAESTAGLHTILGAGGAISDGLIQELTDARCPYRLVRRTASSAPNTFTADLCQAEQVMAAVAGSKVVYLLAGLPYNSKVWQEQWPRIMQNTLEACQKHKAKLIFFDNVYMYGKVDGVMTEETPCRPSSKKGEVRLKIAKMLLESAQKGQVKAMIARSADFYGPSAGNGIPNTLVFDTLLKKGKAMCLANADSLHAYTYTPDAAKALFSLAQAEDAWGQVWHLPTDPNALTGKAFIEQSAQALGLPPKFFVLKKWMCQLGSYLNPMIKEVNEMLYQNEKDYLFSSAKFEKRFGWKATPYPSGIQETARVAKLRR; encoded by the coding sequence CACAGCAGGCCTTCACACGATTTTAGGAGCAGGCGGCGCCATCAGCGATGGGTTGATTCAGGAGCTTACTGATGCGCGTTGCCCCTATCGGCTTGTGCGTCGGACAGCGAGTTCCGCCCCGAACACGTTCACAGCTGATTTGTGTCAAGCTGAGCAGGTTATGGCAGCCGTGGCTGGCTCCAAGGTCGTTTACCTCTTGGCTGGTCTGCCTTACAATAGTAAAGTTTGGCAGGAACAGTGGCCCAGGATTATGCAGAATACCCTTGAGGCTTGTCAGAAACATAAGGCCAAACTTATCTTCTTTGACAATGTTTATATGTATGGAAAAGTTGATGGGGTTATGACCGAAGAAACTCCATGTCGGCCGTCCAGTAAAAAAGGTGAGGTGAGACTTAAAATCGCCAAGATGCTTTTGGAAAGTGCCCAGAAAGGGCAGGTGAAGGCTATGATTGCCCGTTCGGCGGATTTCTATGGCCCTAGCGCTGGGAATGGGATTCCGAACACTCTGGTTTTCGATACTTTGCTTAAGAAGGGAAAAGCCATGTGTCTCGCCAACGCCGATAGTCTGCATGCCTATACCTATACCCCAGATGCTGCAAAAGCCCTGTTTTCGCTGGCGCAAGCTGAAGATGCCTGGGGTCAGGTTTGGCACTTGCCCACGGACCCTAATGCTCTGACAGGCAAAGCTTTTATTGAACAGTCGGCCCAGGCTCTGGGCTTGCCGCCCAAGTTCTTCGTCCTGAAGAAATGGATGTGTCAGCTGGGAAGCTACCTGAATCCTATGATTAAAGAAGTCAACGAAATGCTTTATCAAAATGAAAAGGATTATCTTTTCAGTTCCGCGAAGTTTGAAAAACGCTTTGGCTGGAAGGCTACACCTTATCCAAGTGGCATTCAGGAGACTGCCCGAGTTGCGAAACTCAGGCGCTAA